Proteins encoded by one window of Aphis gossypii isolate Hap1 chromosome X, ASM2018417v2, whole genome shotgun sequence:
- the LOC126552302 gene encoding uncharacterized protein LOC126552302 codes for MMEDSYLDVTADYVDDCKITQMQYHSFTPYSNASFSYNDEIRINIQNMDSYTLPCESFLYIEGNVQKPSDAVGDVRFSNNGLAFLFSEMRYEINGIEIQKLKSPGVSSCLRAYCSYTPNDLNTLDNCAWDTEMDGEDNKNFMTDNVFAGCIPLKHLFGFCEDYKKILLNCNQQLILNRSSTDLDAIRVVGAGATENVEKNKKIRYY; via the coding sequence ATGATGGAAGACTCATATTTAGACGTGACTGCTGACTATGTCGatgattgtaaaataacacaaatgcAATATCATTCGTTTACACCATATTCAAACGCGTCTTTTTCATACAACGatgaaattagaataaatatccAGAATATGGATTCTTACACTTTACCGTGTGAGAGTTTTCTTTACATTGAAGGGAATGTACAAAAACCTTCCGATGCTGTTGGAGACGtacgtttttcaaataatggaTTGGCATTTTTATTCTCCGAGATGCGATATGAAATAAACGgaatagaaatacaaaaattgaaatcacCCGGAGTGTCGTCTTGTTTGAGAGCATACTGTTCATATACACCAAATGACTTGAATACATTAGACAACTGTGCTTGGGATACAGAAATGGACGgtgaagataataaaaattttatgaccGACAATGTATTTGCCGGATGCATCCctctaaaacatttattcgGATTTTgtgaagattataaaaaaatattacttaattgcAATcaacaattgattttaaatcgcTCGTCTACTGATTTGGACGCAATACGTGTTGTGGGTGCCGGAGCCACCGAAAAcgttgagaaaaataaaaaaattaggtactaTTGA
- the LOC126551631 gene encoding uncharacterized protein LOC126551631, whose amino-acid sequence MDFEFSMVNKTSMVVISGAISNSLDRFKIRKLEGRPLLLPLNEEARPMGETELQVAIREIKRVFRVKTDLRDACLDQMKQSLNSTKNNLTRGYIDSYIRRGNKENVIVVWNGHSDKNILKRLDLDHYPMLNITCYDKYFNKNFYIQFEKLGNKEIIFEVDIGTYNKTGRLLNLVETHDIICKKKHHTTYAHDPRMDVKYTKCIFDYVIRKQRYESLIKHF is encoded by the coding sequence atggaCTTCGAGTTCTCAATGGTGAACAAGACAAGCATGGTTGTCATCTCCGGAGCTATATCCAATAGCTTAGACCGTTTTAAGATTAGGAAACTGGAGGGACGACCTCTTTTGCTACCACTTAACGAAGAAGCTCGACCTATGGGTGAGACGGAGCTTCAGGTGGCAATAAGAGAGATAAAAAGAGTGTTCAGAGTAAAAACTGATCTGAGAGATGCTTGTCTGGACCAAATGAAGCAGAGTTTGAATTcgacgaaaaataatttaacacgaGGATATATTGACAGTTATATACGTAGAGGTAATAAAGAGAATGTGATAGTAGTATGGAACGGACATTcggacaaaaatattttaaaaagattagaTTTAGACCATTATCCTATGTTAAACATAACGTGCTacgataagtattttaataaaaatttctatattcagtttgaaaaattaggcaataaagaaataattttcgaaGTAGATAtcggtacatataataaaacaggAAGGCTACTTAATTTAGTAGAGacccatgatataatatgtaaaaagaaaCACCATACTACGTATGCGCATGATCCGAGAATGGATGTCAAGtatactaaatgtatatttgattatgtgATACGGAAACAGCGATATGAAAgtctaataaaacatttctaa
- the LOC126552305 gene encoding uncharacterized protein LOC126552305, translating to MSLARRSNKNKGGGLINTLINKLPIELHVPGYQYCGPGTNLKKRLARGDKGINLLDSACRDHDIAYERSNSIADRNKADYILEQRAWDRFKSKDSSLKEKAVAWGVTTAMKAKRKVGGGCGFKAALKASKNVIKKNIGEKNLMKLTKKCVAVARKAFKTKKTRVPRTINIPKKGGVLPLIPIFAGLSALGALTGGVANVVKVANEFNRNTPSHLGKGLYLTPYKGNSYKIETPQKSGGGVKAKKYRKSKN from the exons ATGTCACTCGCTCGAAGAAGCAACAAGAATAAGGGCGGAGGGCTTATCAACAcgcttataaacaaattaccaATCGAGCTTCATGTGCCtg GTTATCAATACTGTGGACCtggtacaaatttaaaaaaacgattaGCTCGTGGTGACAAAGGTATAAACCTACTGGACTCTGCTTGTAGAGACCACGACATAGCATACGAGCGTAGTAACTCTATCGCAGATCGTAACAAAGCCGATTATATATTAGAACAGCGAGCCTGGGATAGGTTCAAGTCAAAAGATTcaagtttaaaagaaaaagctGTGGCTTGGGGTGTGACTACCGCCATGAAAGCAAAACGTAAAGTAGGCGGTGGCTGTGGTTTTAAAGCGGCACTTAAAGCGAGTAAAAAcgttataaagaaaaatatcggTGAAAAAAACTTGATGAAATTGACTAAAAAATGTGTGGCCGTCGCACGAAAAGCATTCAAAACTAAGAAGACTAGGGTTCCGCGAACAATAAATATTCCGAAAAAGGGCGGTGTGCTACCACTCATACCGATTTTTGCAGGGTTGTCAGCTCTAGGAGCCCTGACTGGCGGCGTAGCCAACGTTGTAAAGGTTGCTAATGAGTTTAATAGAAACACTCCGTCGCATTTAGGCAAAGGGCTATATCTCACTCCGTATAAAGGCAACTCATACAAAATAGAAACACCACAAAAAAGTGGTGGGGGTGTAAAAgcgaaaaaatatagaaagtcAAAAAACTAA
- the LOC114132290 gene encoding uncharacterized protein LOC114132290 — translation MDHYEATTTICKKLLNKFGNVEIEEICSLFMQQFSRATLPYLNEIEANHRSLMLAIDNDGNRVQRGLGQAFRRMANVLYGVCSKINVEFILNQISELNRSKGPSISNISEKTRFLQAEANSTQQLELQQQKLEQNLQYLQEQTNTTIQNLNKLVFRTKVLEQALLFELVLNKYAYETQNLISIINTALDGKIHTSVFTPQRIIKELLEIKVDLPIGNTFPLDINTESLNDILRISEKTIFFKDSYLIYVIEIPLISSEEYSIYHPIPLPIPHSKQAIFLVDPEIDYLGVSRDNENFIALDNGKWEECITLKPYKVCRGNHHIQHCAGAEVCVVSLLVNNQLNPDHCKFKFVSLKTPIWHQLVQTNSWIYYTQPELGIITCTNPIKNSKIEIEGVGRITIPPFCKINFRNSILFSNNKASRDMDSDIIPENSRNELLHALSDRVTTIIPQNLPNKILIRNLNQVTNNAVELNELSHTLAEPFLIFNIKVYIIIVIFIMLTLTILTTSILSFRLRKKVIKIYNPEIPETEQSNGIQEDTKVEEKKLRKLLSEVELGDRKPSALLNEMQSLSGNALSSELLKSLWLQHLPVATQSCLVVTNGTVEELSKLADKIVEIGQPRSVAVVSSDSTAELLKQLIKDVEELKIERLSRREYGK, via the exons ATGGACCACTATGAAGCAACCACGACCATTTGCAAAAAGCTGTTAAACAAATTCGGTAATGTGGAAATTGAAGAGATTTGCTCTCTATTTATGCAACAATTTTCAAGAGCAACTTTGCCATATTTAAACGAGATCGAAGCTAATCACAGAAGTTTGATGTTAGCAATTGATAATGATGGAAATAGAGTTCAACGGGGACTAGGGCAAGCCTTCAGGCGTATGGCCAACGTTCTGTATGGTGTATGCTCGAAGATTAATGTTGAATTCATTCTAAATCAAATATCAGAACTAAACCGAAGCAAAGGACCTAGCATAAGCAATATTTCAGAAAAGACCAGATTCCTACAAGCAGAAGCAAACTCTACACAACAATTAGAACTTCAACAGCAAAAATTAGAACAAAACCTCCAGTACCTACAAGAACAAACAAATACTACTATCCAAAACCTTAATAAACTGGTGTTCCGAACAAAAGTATTAGAACAAGCATTACTATTTGAACTGGTATTGAATAAGTACGCTTATGAAACGCAGAACCTTATCTCTATAATAAACACAGCCTTAGATGGTAAAATTCACACTAGTGTATTTACTCCGCAACGCATTATTAAAGAACTTCTCGAAATTAAAGTAGACTTGCCAATTGGAAATACTTTTCCGTTGGATATTAATACAGAATCTCTTAATGATATCCTCCGAATCTCTGAAAAAACTATATTCTTCAAAGATAGCTATCTTATCTACGTAATAGAAATTCCACTAATTTCCAGTGaagaatatagtatatatcacCCGATACCTTTACCCATACCCCACAGTAAACAAGCCATCTTCTTAGTCGACCCTGAAATAGATTATTTAGGTGTGAGTAGAGACAACGAAAATTTTATCGCTTTAGACAACGGAAAGTGGGAAgaatgtataacattaaaacctTATAAAGTTTGTAGAGGTAATCATCATATCCAACATTGTGCAGGAGCAGAAGTATGCGTAGTTTCATTACTAGTCAATAACCAACTTAATCCCGACCATTGcaaatttaaattcgtttCCTTAAAAACCCCTATATGGCATCAGTTGGTGCAAACTAATTCATGGATCTATTATACCCAACCGGAATTAGGTATCATCACTTGCACAAatccaataaaaaattctaagaTCGAAATTGAGGGCGTAGGTAGAATAACTATACCtccattttgtaaaataaatttcagaaactctatattattttctaataataaagcCAGCAGGGATATGGATTCAGATATTATACCAGAAAATTCTAGAAATGAACTGTTACACGCACTCTCAGACAGAGTTACAACAATTATTCCTCAGAACCTCCctaataaaattctaatacGAAATTTGAACCAAGTGACTAACAACGCAGTTGAGTTAAATGAACTTTCACATACCTTGGCTGAACCTTTCctaattttcaatatcaaagtttatattattattgtcatttttattatgttaacactaacaatattaacaactagtatattaagttttagattaagaaaaaaagtcataaaaatatacaacccTGAAATACCAGAAACAGAACAGTCTAATGGTATTCAGGAAGACAcaaaagt TGAGGAAAAGAAATTGAGAAAACTCCTGAGTGAAGTCGAACTAGGCGACAGGAAACCATCGGCGCTATTGAATGAGATGCAGAGCTTAAGTGGTAATGCACTGAGTTCAGAATTACTTAAATCGCTTTGGTTACAACATCTGCCGGTGGCCACACAGTCCTGCCTTGTCGTCACAAACGGTACCGTTGAAGAGTTATCTAAGTTGGCTGATAAAATCGTAGAAATAGGACAACCACGGTCAGTCGCAGTAGTTTCAAGTGATTCGACAGCTGAGttactaaaacaattaattaaagatGTTGAGGAACTCAAGATAGAACGCCTTTCCAGAAGAGAATATGGTAAATAG